Proteins encoded by one window of Streptomyces sp. ALI-76-A:
- a CDS encoding amino acid deaminase — protein MASEALTRLAEERVDHRFKGLPPDADGLTVGELAAQRRNLFTGGFTTPVLALSAERLEHNLRLMETYATRHGLAFAPHGKTSMAPWLFRRQIEHGAWGITVAVPHQARVARAFGVQRVFLANELVDPAALRWVSGRLDADDDFRFVCYVDSVRGVELMDAALRGARRSLDVVVELAAGEGARTGVRTDAECAAVADAVAATRTLRLVGVAGYEGEVPRADPGRVRAWLERLVALAAGFDGAGRFSAADEIVVSAGGSAWFDAVAEVFAHIPDLSRPVLKLLRSGAYVSHDDGHYRRLTPFNRVPEEGALEPAFRLWTQVVSRPSAGQAFVNAGKRDAAYDLDLPVAQVVRRDGAERPATGIEVTALSDQHAWLRTAPEADLEVGDWLGLGLSHPCTSFDKWQLIPLAEADGTVVDYIRTFF, from the coding sequence ATGGCCAGCGAAGCGCTCACCCGGCTGGCGGAGGAACGCGTCGACCACCGCTTCAAGGGCCTCCCCCCGGACGCGGACGGCCTGACCGTCGGGGAACTGGCCGCCCAGCGCCGCAACCTCTTCACCGGCGGCTTCACCACGCCGGTGCTCGCCCTCTCCGCCGAGCGCCTGGAGCACAACCTGCGGCTCATGGAGACGTACGCGACCCGGCACGGCCTGGCCTTCGCGCCGCACGGCAAGACCTCCATGGCCCCGTGGCTCTTCCGGCGCCAGATCGAGCACGGGGCGTGGGGCATCACCGTCGCGGTGCCGCACCAGGCGCGGGTGGCCCGGGCCTTCGGCGTCCAGCGGGTGTTCCTCGCCAACGAGCTGGTCGACCCGGCCGCGCTCCGCTGGGTCTCCGGCCGGCTGGACGCCGACGACGACTTCCGCTTCGTCTGTTACGTCGACTCCGTGCGCGGGGTGGAGCTGATGGACGCGGCGCTGCGCGGCGCCCGCCGCTCCCTGGACGTGGTGGTCGAGCTCGCCGCCGGTGAGGGCGCCCGCACCGGCGTCCGGACGGACGCGGAGTGCGCGGCGGTCGCCGACGCGGTGGCGGCGACGCGCACCCTGCGGCTCGTCGGTGTGGCGGGCTACGAGGGGGAGGTCCCGCGGGCGGACCCCGGGCGGGTGCGGGCCTGGCTGGAGCGACTGGTCGCCCTGGCGGCCGGCTTCGACGGGGCCGGGCGGTTCTCCGCGGCGGACGAGATCGTCGTCAGCGCCGGCGGCAGCGCCTGGTTCGACGCGGTCGCCGAGGTCTTCGCCCATATCCCCGACCTGTCCCGGCCCGTCCTGAAGCTGCTGCGCTCGGGCGCCTACGTCTCGCACGACGACGGCCACTACCGCAGGCTGACGCCCTTCAACCGGGTCCCGGAGGAGGGCGCGCTGGAGCCGGCGTTCCGGCTCTGGACGCAGGTGGTGTCCCGGCCGTCCGCCGGGCAGGCGTTCGTGAACGCGGGCAAGCGGGACGCGGCGTACGACCTCGACCTGCCCGTCGCCCAGGTCGTCCGCCGGGACGGCGCCGAGCGCCCGGCCACCGGCATCGAGGTGACCGCCCTGTCCGACCAGCACGCCTGGCTGCGCACGGCGCCGGAGGCGGACCTGGAGGTCGGTGACTGGCTGGGCCTGGGCCTGTCCCACCCGTGCACGTCCTTCGACAAGTGGCAGCTCATCCCGCTCGCCGAGGCGGACGGCACCGTCGTCGACTACATCCGTACGTTCTTCTAG
- a CDS encoding sugar kinase has translation MVTFRPGRPGRLADVPSFDRGIGGAESNVACGLAAAGHAVRWVSRVGADGFGDHLVEAIGAYGVDVSAVRRDPARPTGVYFRTAGDRSDDAHEVAYYRAGSAASAMSVHTVDLAAARAARILHVSGITAALSEDCLGLLRELTAPAPGRPLVSFDVNHRAGLWPDTDGPRVLLELARGADIVFVGEDEAAQAWGLTGGPRAIRQALPEPGVLVVKEGARGATVFERGSGEHGTVDGGTVDGGTVDGRTVEGGVVEGESGGLGSGGLGSGDERTVGARQPLVRAARPHGTRSGTPHGTQPGAAPSRPAPGRRASGAAPVPGAGGTPPAPGPAPAPGAEPATTFVPALHVDVVAPVGAGDAFAAGFLSGTLRGLPVRDRVRHGHLMAAATLTAPGDLAPPPARHHADRLVALDDDAWGRLRLGPGWTQAEQWAEEEVRTP, from the coding sequence ATGGTCACGTTCCGGCCGGGCCGGCCGGGCCGTCTCGCCGATGTTCCCTCCTTCGACCGGGGCATCGGGGGCGCGGAGTCCAACGTGGCGTGCGGGCTGGCCGCCGCCGGCCACGCGGTGCGGTGGGTCAGCCGGGTCGGGGCCGACGGGTTCGGCGACCACCTGGTCGAGGCGATCGGGGCGTACGGCGTGGACGTCTCCGCCGTGCGCAGGGACCCGGCGCGTCCGACGGGCGTCTACTTCCGCACGGCGGGGGACCGCTCCGACGACGCCCACGAGGTGGCGTACTACCGGGCGGGATCGGCGGCCTCGGCCATGTCGGTGCACACCGTGGACCTGGCGGCGGCCCGGGCGGCCCGGATCCTGCACGTCTCCGGTATCACGGCCGCCCTGTCGGAGGACTGCCTCGGGCTGCTCCGCGAGCTGACGGCCCCCGCCCCCGGCCGACCGCTGGTCTCCTTCGACGTCAACCACCGGGCCGGCCTGTGGCCGGACACCGACGGACCGCGGGTCCTGCTGGAGCTGGCACGCGGGGCGGACATCGTGTTCGTCGGGGAGGACGAGGCGGCGCAGGCGTGGGGGCTCACGGGCGGGCCGCGGGCCATCCGGCAGGCACTGCCGGAGCCGGGGGTGCTGGTCGTGAAGGAGGGGGCGCGAGGCGCCACGGTGTTCGAACGCGGCAGCGGTGAACACGGGACCGTCGACGGCGGGACCGTCGACGGCGGGACCGTCGACGGCAGGACCGTCGAAGGCGGGGTCGTCGAAGGGGAGAGTGGCGGACTCGGGAGTGGCGGACTCGGGAGTGGCGACGAGCGTACGGTCGGCGCCCGGCAGCCACTCGTCCGTGCCGCGCGCCCGCACGGCACCAGGTCCGGTACTCCGCACGGCACCCAGCCCGGCGCCGCGCCGAGCCGTCCGGCTCCGGGCCGTCGGGCCTCCGGGGCCGCTCCCGTCCCGGGGGCGGGCGGCACCCCGCCGGCGCCGGGCCCGGCCCCCGCCCCGGGCGCCGAACCGGCCACCACCTTCGTCCCGGCCCTCCACGTCGACGTGGTCGCACCCGTCGGCGCCGGCGACGCCTTCGCCGCCGGGTTCCTCTCCGGCACCCTGCGCGGCCTCCCCGTGCGCGACCGCGTCCGCCACGGTCACCTGATGGCCGCCGCCACCCTCACCGCCCCCGGCGACCTCGCCCCGCCCCCGGCCCGCCACCACGCCGACCGCCTCGTCGCCCTGGACGACGACGCGTGGGGGAGACTTCGACTCGGCCCCGGCTGGACACAGGCCGAACAGTGGGCCGAGGAGGAGGTACGTACGCCATGA
- a CDS encoding IclR family transcriptional regulator gives MSQTVDRALSILPLLAEGPADLGQVADRLGVHKSTALRLLRTLHEHGMVYRQSDQRYRLGARLIALAQEAMENLDIREIAHPHLVRLNEQCGHTVHLAVHEENEVLYIDKVESRYPVRMYSRIGKPVAITVAAVAKLLLADLPDTERRALAEKLDYPLYTARSTPNAAAFLRELDTVREQGWATDLGGHEESINCVAAPIRGADGRVVAAMSVSAPNVVVTADELLTLLPLVRRTADAVSGEYSGRTPVKEASS, from the coding sequence ATGAGCCAGACCGTCGACCGCGCGCTGAGCATCCTGCCGCTGCTCGCGGAGGGCCCCGCCGACCTGGGCCAGGTCGCCGACCGCCTCGGCGTGCACAAGTCCACCGCGCTGCGCCTGCTGCGCACCCTGCACGAACACGGCATGGTCTACCGCCAGTCCGACCAGCGCTACCGCCTGGGCGCCCGGCTCATCGCGCTCGCCCAGGAGGCGATGGAGAACCTCGACATCCGAGAGATCGCCCACCCCCACCTCGTACGCCTCAACGAACAGTGCGGGCACACCGTCCACCTGGCCGTCCACGAGGAGAACGAGGTCCTCTACATCGACAAGGTGGAGAGCCGGTACCCGGTGCGCATGTACTCGCGGATCGGCAAGCCGGTCGCCATCACCGTGGCGGCCGTCGCGAAGCTGCTCCTCGCCGACCTCCCGGACACCGAGCGCCGCGCCCTCGCGGAGAAGCTCGACTACCCCCTGTACACGGCCCGTTCGACACCCAACGCCGCCGCGTTCCTGCGCGAGCTGGACACGGTGCGTGAGCAGGGCTGGGCCACCGACCTCGGCGGCCACGAGGAGTCCATCAACTGCGTCGCGGCCCCCATCCGCGGCGCCGACGGACGGGTGGTCGCCGCGATGTCGGTCTCGGCGCCCAACGTCGTCGTCACCGCCGACGAACTCCTCACCCTGCTCCCGCTGGTGCGCCGTACCGCGGACGCCGTCAGCGGCGAGTACTCCGGCAGGACCCCCGTCAAGGAAGCCAGCTCATGA
- a CDS encoding RidA family protein, producing the protein MTEKTALTPKTHTTPPARFSHGVRKGDILQVAGQVGFLPAEEGRPPTPAGPTLREQTLQTLANVKAILEEGGASWDDVMMIRVYLTDVDHFAEMNALYNTYFEEQALTAPPAARTTVYVGLPAGLLIEIDALAVLG; encoded by the coding sequence ATGACAGAGAAGACCGCGCTCACCCCGAAGACCCACACCACCCCGCCCGCGAGGTTCTCGCACGGCGTGCGGAAGGGCGACATCCTCCAGGTCGCCGGTCAGGTCGGCTTCCTCCCCGCCGAGGAGGGCAGGCCGCCCACACCCGCCGGCCCGACCCTGCGCGAGCAGACCCTCCAGACCCTCGCCAACGTCAAGGCGATCCTGGAGGAGGGCGGCGCGAGCTGGGACGACGTGATGATGATCCGCGTCTACCTCACGGACGTCGACCACTTCGCCGAGATGAACGCCCTCTACAACACGTACTTCGAGGAGCAGGCCCTCACCGCGCCCCCGGCCGCCCGCACGACGGTCTACGTCGGCCTCCCCGCCGGGCTCCTCATCGAGATCGACGCGCTCGCCGTACTCGGCTGA
- a CDS encoding gluconate:H+ symporter codes for MSQPLAASIPETPPHTGGLLLWIDGTAGLLTVAALGIALLLFLIIKARLQPFVALLAVSIAVGLLAGLSVTELFGTVQRSDAVSTIESGMGGILGHVAIIIGLGTMLGAILEVSGGAEVLASRLLGVFGERRAPLAMGTTGLVFGIPVFFDVGIFVLAPIVYAAAKRSGKSILLYCLPLLAGLSMTHAFLPPHPGPVAAAGLLHVDLGWVILMGVVCGLPAVLAAWAFSAWIGRRIFVAVPQDMVEAAAEAKQAVLTEQREAGVAPRETPVSLGTVLGIIGTPLILILAATFSSIALDPSTGRSVIEFFGHPFVALTIALLLAYYLLGIRRGWSRKSLETVSTASLKPVGNILLVVGAGGVFGAVLKASGVAQALSDTFNDVGLPVLVLSYLISVVLRVAQGSATVAIVTTAGIVAPLLAEGDHSQAFVALVIMAISAGSIFASHVNDGGFWMVAKYFCISERDTLKTWTVLETVLSVVGFAVAAVLSLFV; via the coding sequence ATGTCCCAGCCACTCGCGGCGTCCATCCCCGAAACCCCGCCTCACACCGGAGGCCTGCTCCTCTGGATCGACGGCACCGCAGGTCTGCTGACCGTCGCCGCCCTCGGCATCGCCCTCCTCCTCTTCCTGATCATCAAGGCGCGTCTCCAGCCCTTCGTCGCCCTCCTCGCCGTCTCCATAGCCGTCGGCCTGCTGGCCGGTCTGTCGGTCACCGAACTCTTCGGCACGGTCCAGCGCTCGGACGCCGTGTCCACCATCGAGTCCGGCATGGGCGGCATCCTCGGCCATGTCGCGATCATCATCGGGCTGGGCACGATGCTCGGCGCGATCCTCGAAGTCAGCGGCGGGGCCGAGGTGTTGGCGTCCCGGCTGCTGGGGGTGTTCGGCGAGCGGCGCGCCCCGCTCGCGATGGGCACGACCGGCCTCGTCTTCGGCATCCCGGTCTTCTTCGACGTCGGCATCTTCGTCCTCGCGCCGATCGTGTACGCCGCCGCCAAACGCTCCGGCAAGTCGATCCTGCTCTACTGCCTGCCCCTGCTCGCGGGCCTGTCCATGACCCACGCCTTCCTGCCCCCGCACCCCGGCCCGGTGGCCGCCGCCGGTCTCCTGCACGTCGACCTCGGCTGGGTCATCCTCATGGGCGTCGTCTGCGGCCTGCCGGCCGTGCTGGCCGCCTGGGCCTTCTCGGCGTGGATCGGCCGCCGCATCTTCGTCGCCGTGCCGCAGGACATGGTGGAGGCGGCGGCGGAGGCGAAGCAGGCGGTGCTCACCGAACAGCGCGAGGCCGGCGTGGCGCCGCGGGAGACCCCGGTGTCGCTGGGCACGGTCCTCGGCATCATCGGTACGCCGCTGATCCTGATCCTGGCGGCCACCTTCTCGTCCATCGCGCTGGACCCCTCCACGGGCCGCTCGGTGATCGAGTTCTTCGGGCATCCCTTCGTCGCCCTGACGATCGCCCTGCTCCTCGCCTACTACCTGCTCGGCATCCGCCGCGGCTGGTCCCGCAAATCCCTGGAGACGGTCTCCACGGCGTCCCTCAAGCCGGTCGGCAACATCCTGCTCGTGGTCGGCGCGGGCGGCGTCTTCGGCGCGGTCCTCAAGGCGAGCGGGGTGGCCCAGGCGCTCTCCGACACCTTCAACGACGTCGGCCTGCCGGTACTCGTGCTGTCGTACCTGATCTCGGTCGTGCTGCGGGTCGCCCAGGGCTCGGCGACGGTCGCGATCGTCACGACGGCCGGCATCGTCGCCCCCCTCCTCGCCGAGGGCGACCACTCCCAGGCATTCGTCGCCCTGGTCATCATGGCCATCTCGGCGGGCTCCATCTTCGCCTCGCACGTCAACGACGGCGGTTTCTGGATGGTCGCCAAGTACTTCTGCATCAGCGAGCGGGACACGCTGAAGACGTGGACCGTGCTGGAGACGGTGCTGTCGGTGGTGGGGTTCGCGGTGGCGGCGGTGCTCAGCCTGTTCGTATAG
- a CDS encoding M14 family metallopeptidase — protein sequence MRLRTRGPGAARSGRRRAAVAAVATLAALALTGSLSANADSAQKAAPAADDIRQYEVHMHSDSASRTALQQSGVTVDDADDHSVFISGRADQVKKLKQRGYDVTPMGAVPDRSNGEDDVRLLDFPSADSRYHNYAEMNAEISTRLSAYPGIMSRRVIGKSYQGRDIVAIKISDNVATDEAEPEVLFTHHQHAREHLTVEMALYLIRELGAGYGSDSRVTSMVNNREIWIVPDLNPDGGEYDIASGSYRSWRKNRQPNSGSSYVGTDMNRNWAYRWGCCGGSSGSPSSDTYRGTAPESAPEVKVVADFVRSRVVGGKQQIAAGIDFHTYSELVLWPFGYTTADTATGMTADDRNAFAAVGQKMGASNGYTAEQSSDLYITDGSIDDYLWGTHKIFGYTFEMYPSSSSGGGFYPPDEVIERETSRNRDAVLQLLENADCMYRSIGKQAQYCG from the coding sequence ATGCGACTTCGCACACGAGGCCCGGGCGCCGCCCGCAGCGGCAGACGGCGCGCCGCCGTCGCCGCCGTCGCCACCCTCGCGGCGCTCGCCCTCACCGGCTCGCTCTCCGCGAACGCCGACAGCGCCCAGAAGGCGGCACCCGCCGCCGACGACATCCGCCAGTACGAGGTCCACATGCACTCGGACTCCGCGTCGCGCACCGCGCTACAGCAGTCCGGTGTGACGGTGGACGACGCCGACGACCACTCGGTGTTCATCTCCGGCCGCGCGGACCAGGTCAAGAAACTGAAGCAGCGCGGCTACGACGTCACACCGATGGGCGCGGTGCCGGACCGGTCCAACGGCGAGGACGACGTACGGCTCCTCGACTTCCCCTCGGCCGACTCGCGCTACCACAACTACGCCGAGATGAACGCCGAGATCAGCACGCGGTTGTCGGCCTACCCGGGCATCATGAGCAGGCGCGTCATCGGCAAGTCCTACCAGGGCCGGGACATCGTCGCGATCAAGATCAGCGACAACGTGGCGACCGACGAGGCCGAGCCCGAGGTGCTGTTCACGCACCACCAGCACGCGCGCGAGCACCTGACCGTCGAGATGGCGCTCTACCTGATCCGCGAACTGGGGGCGGGCTACGGCTCCGACTCCCGGGTCACCAGCATGGTGAACAACCGTGAGATCTGGATCGTGCCCGACCTGAACCCGGACGGCGGCGAGTACGACATCGCGTCCGGTTCGTACCGTTCGTGGCGCAAGAACCGGCAGCCCAACAGCGGTTCCTCGTACGTCGGTACGGACATGAACCGCAACTGGGCCTACCGGTGGGGCTGCTGCGGCGGCTCCTCCGGGTCGCCGTCCTCGGACACCTACCGGGGCACCGCTCCCGAGTCGGCGCCGGAGGTCAAGGTCGTCGCCGACTTCGTACGCAGCCGGGTCGTCGGCGGCAAGCAGCAGATCGCGGCCGGCATCGACTTCCACACGTACAGCGAACTCGTGCTGTGGCCCTTCGGGTACACCACCGCGGACACGGCGACGGGCATGACGGCCGACGACCGCAACGCCTTCGCGGCCGTCGGGCAGAAGATGGGCGCGAGCAACGGGTACACCGCGGAGCAGTCGAGCGATCTGTACATCACGGACGGGTCGATCGACGACTACCTCTGGGGTACGCACAAGATCTTCGGCTACACGTTCGAGATGTACCCGTCGTCCAGCTCCGGGGGCGGTTTCTACCCGCCCGACGAGGTCATCGAGCGGGAGACCTCGCGGAACCGGGACGCGGTGCTGCAACTGCTGGAGAACGCGGACTGCATGTACCGGTCGATCGGGAAGCAGGCCCAGTACTGCGGTTAG
- a CDS encoding Nramp family divalent metal transporter, producing the protein MADTTDNTATGAGTSAPRKSSWKYIGPGIVVAATGVGAGDLVATLIAGSNFGYTLLWAAVLGCLVKISLAEAAGRWHLSTGRTLFDGWASLGRWTTWFFVAYVVIWGFVYGAAAMSSSALPLQALFPDVMDLKWWAIACGLVGLVFVWFNKYAVFEKVMTVLVGVMFVVTVYLAIRVTPNLGHAFAGLLPVLPDEKDSVLNTLGLVGGVGGTITLAAYGYWVNAKGWTNTGWMKVMRLDNRVAYATTGVFVVAMLFVGAELLHSANVAIASGDKGLIQLSDILEDKYGTATSKFFLIGFFATSFTSLIGVWHGVSLMFADFVERYRKRDAVSGEEVASGAREKSWPFRAYLLWLTFPPIILLFQGQPFRLIILYGVLGAAFLPFLAGTLMWLLNSSRTPSEWRNGLLSNAMLTIAGLLFLVLCVKQIWDQPWSEFF; encoded by the coding sequence ATGGCGGACACCACGGACAACACAGCGACCGGGGCAGGCACCTCGGCACCCCGGAAGTCCAGTTGGAAGTACATCGGCCCGGGCATCGTCGTCGCCGCGACCGGCGTCGGGGCCGGCGACCTGGTGGCGACCCTCATCGCGGGCAGCAACTTCGGCTACACCCTCCTGTGGGCCGCCGTCCTCGGCTGCCTGGTCAAGATCTCCCTCGCCGAGGCGGCGGGCCGCTGGCACCTGTCCACCGGCCGCACCCTCTTCGACGGCTGGGCGAGCCTGGGCCGCTGGACCACCTGGTTCTTCGTCGCCTACGTCGTGATCTGGGGCTTCGTCTACGGAGCGGCGGCGATGTCGTCGAGCGCGCTCCCGCTCCAGGCCCTGTTCCCGGACGTCATGGACCTCAAGTGGTGGGCCATCGCCTGCGGCCTGGTCGGCCTGGTCTTCGTCTGGTTCAACAAGTACGCGGTCTTCGAGAAGGTCATGACGGTCCTGGTGGGCGTCATGTTCGTGGTGACCGTCTACCTGGCGATCAGGGTCACCCCGAACCTGGGCCACGCCTTCGCGGGCCTGCTGCCGGTCCTGCCCGACGAGAAGGACTCGGTCCTCAACACCCTCGGCCTGGTCGGCGGCGTCGGCGGCACGATCACGCTCGCCGCGTACGGCTACTGGGTCAACGCGAAGGGCTGGACCAACACCGGCTGGATGAAGGTGATGCGGCTGGACAACCGGGTCGCCTACGCCACCACGGGCGTCTTCGTCGTCGCGATGCTCTTCGTTGGCGCGGAGCTGCTGCACTCGGCGAACGTGGCCATCGCGAGCGGCGACAAGGGCCTGATCCAGCTCAGCGACATCCTGGAGGACAAGTACGGCACGGCCACGTCCAAGTTCTTCCTCATCGGTTTCTTCGCCACGTCCTTCACCTCCCTGATCGGCGTCTGGCACGGCGTGAGCCTGATGTTCGCGGACTTCGTGGAGCGCTACCGCAAGCGCGACGCGGTGAGCGGCGAGGAGGTCGCCTCGGGCGCCCGCGAGAAGTCCTGGCCCTTCCGCGCCTACCTCCTCTGGCTGACCTTCCCCCCGATCATCCTGCTCTTCCAGGGCCAGCCGTTCCGCCTGATCATCCTCTACGGCGTCCTGGGCGCCGCCTTCCTCCCCTTCCTGGCCGGCACCCTGATGTGGCTCCTCAACTCCTCCCGCACTCCGTCCGAGTGGCGCAACGGCCTCCTGAGCAACGCGATGCTGACGATCGCGGGCCTGCTGTTCCTGGTCCTGTGCGTGAAGCAGATCTGGGACCAGCCGTGGTCGGAGTTCTTCTGA
- a CDS encoding helix-turn-helix transcriptional regulator yields the protein MPTRTTPTERQKRLGAELRKMRLAAGATTEYAAGLLGIDRTRLSNMESGIRPFSPERVRTLACNYACGDESYVEALVGMAAWKERGWWDRHRGTLPSGLLDIAELEWHAARVRTAQVMHVPGLLQTEAYARAVFAAALPPLSRLEVELRVAHRMERQRVFARPEPLPYVAYVHEAALRMPYGGTQATREQLEHLAVQSERENIEVRVIPTSKGDFPGAGHALLYADGAVPQLDTVQLDSAHGPEFTHAEAQLTKYRAHLDWMDDAAMRPEASRDVIHKIARDL from the coding sequence ATGCCAACCAGAACCACTCCCACGGAACGGCAGAAGCGCCTCGGTGCCGAACTGCGCAAGATGCGGCTGGCGGCGGGTGCCACCACGGAGTACGCGGCGGGCCTTCTGGGCATCGACAGGACACGGTTGTCCAACATGGAGTCGGGTATCCGGCCCTTCTCACCCGAACGCGTTCGTACGCTGGCTTGCAACTACGCCTGCGGGGACGAGAGTTACGTCGAAGCCCTTGTCGGCATGGCCGCCTGGAAGGAGCGTGGGTGGTGGGACCGCCACCGCGGAACGCTCCCGTCCGGACTTCTGGACATCGCCGAGTTGGAGTGGCATGCCGCCCGCGTACGAACCGCTCAGGTCATGCACGTTCCGGGACTCCTCCAGACCGAGGCATACGCCCGCGCCGTCTTCGCTGCCGCGCTGCCGCCGCTGAGCCGTCTGGAGGTCGAGCTACGTGTCGCACACCGCATGGAACGCCAGCGGGTCTTCGCGCGGCCGGAGCCGCTGCCGTACGTGGCCTACGTCCACGAAGCCGCCCTGCGCATGCCGTACGGCGGCACTCAAGCGACCCGGGAACAGCTCGAGCATCTGGCCGTCCAGTCCGAGCGGGAGAACATCGAGGTCCGGGTGATCCCCACGTCCAAGGGCGACTTCCCCGGCGCGGGGCATGCCCTGCTCTACGCGGACGGGGCTGTCCCACAACTCGACACCGTGCAGTTGGACTCCGCGCACGGACCGGAATTCACCCATGCCGAGGCGCAGCTGACAAAGTACCGTGCGCATCTGGACTGGATGGATGACGCAGCGATGCGTCCGGAAGCATCACGGGACGTCATCCACAAGATCGCCCGTGACCTGTAG
- a CDS encoding ATP-binding protein yields MPMSRCPVAPPFTADPTAPVPETLAYSFTLPAALASPALARAATREVLKAHGLHDMLDPALQAVGELSATAAQFTESPAFYLSLRYRSSTLRLIAYDSHPRHTQPHLATACDTRRRAALRVLACVCRSCDGTWAFGESREPGGGTRMWATLPRASAAAYGSPTGRGR; encoded by the coding sequence ATGCCCATGTCCCGCTGTCCCGTGGCACCGCCCTTCACGGCGGACCCCACCGCCCCCGTCCCCGAAACCCTGGCCTACAGCTTCACGCTGCCCGCGGCGCTGGCCAGCCCCGCGCTCGCGAGGGCCGCGACCCGCGAGGTCCTCAAAGCCCACGGCCTCCACGACATGCTGGACCCGGCCCTCCAGGCGGTAGGCGAACTCTCGGCGACCGCCGCCCAGTTCACGGAGTCCCCGGCTTTCTACCTCTCCCTGCGCTACCGCTCATCGACGCTCCGCCTGATCGCCTACGACAGCCACCCCCGCCACACCCAGCCCCACCTCGCCACGGCCTGCGACACCCGCCGCCGCGCGGCCCTGCGCGTCCTGGCCTGCGTCTGCCGATCCTGCGACGGCACCTGGGCCTTCGGAGAGTCCCGCGAACCGGGCGGCGGTACGAGGATGTGGGCGACGTTGCCGAGGGCGAGCGCGGCGGCGTACGGAAGCCCTACCGGGAGGGGGCGTTGA